A single genomic interval of Lewinellaceae bacterium harbors:
- a CDS encoding TAT-variant-translocated molybdopterin oxidoreductase, with protein sequence MKDNKVAIWIGQKDLNHDPKFLEEAGNEFARIPLDKMAESSSLEHVGATRRDFLKYLGFGLGAATVAAACEIPVRKAIPYVVKPDAIVPGVANYYASSFVKGGDYCAVLVKTREGRPIKIEGNDLSPVTMGGTSARAQATVLELYDVNRIKGPGRISDGDVIDGSWAAIDKEVTGALRPESKVRILSNTILSPALHASIAEFTTAYPNTKLVQYDPVSSAAMLIANEQQFGMKTVPDYHFDGAKVIVGIEADFLGTWISPIEYAKGYVKNRRIEHEEHATMSRHYHVESHMSMTGSNADNRVLVKPSEIGAAIAALYNEIAAQTGGARANAPAGLNEKATAAIKAAAKDLLANKGTSLVVSGSNLVAEQLLINQINLLLGNYGKTITFEHASKQRQGDERDVARLIDEMKGGQVDVLILMGANPSFDLPQAEAFNAALEQVPLRISMNYHVDETTGRCHWAAPDHHILESWGDVEPKSGVYSLMQPTINPLFDTRQAGLSLLTWAKSAKISGGDQPYHDFIQQLWQENMFPHQSEYSVFQAFWDHTLHNGVFSAGGNAEPAYNAVDVSGLQVRKPAGEGMELSLFETVNMGAGQYSNNPWLQEMPDPVSRCVWGNYLSVPVSFDGWKTIEGFAGLKDGDLVNLTSGEATLEVPVIQQFGQMDDTFGIALGYGRTAAGRCGNDIGVNVQSLVQIDNGLFQYYRSGIQVSGKAGREDHFACVQYHHTMGVKTLDKNGEEINADEAALASVSIPFFKKTRRGFQGALTDRSIIHGTHINDLETFLEELHEEREEFQYLNSRSLYPDYSDHYSRGHHWGMHIDLNACIGCGACTVACMSENNVPVVGKHNVARHQEMTWLRIDRYFYGDFENPKTVYQPMMCQHCDNAPCENVCPVDATNHSSEGLNQMIYNRCVGTRYCANNCPYKVRRLNWADYTTADLWPINEHKINEEKVQFYADDLTRMVLNPDVTVRSRGVMEKCSFCVQRIQEGKLNAKKEDRRLLDRDVRPACQTACPTGAITFGDQNNPEGELTGKFKSPLNYIVLEETNVRSSVNYTVKVNNANEALDA encoded by the coding sequence ATGAAAGACAATAAAGTAGCCATCTGGATCGGACAAAAGGACCTCAATCACGATCCGAAATTTTTAGAGGAGGCCGGCAATGAATTTGCCCGTATTCCTCTGGATAAGATGGCGGAATCGTCCTCACTGGAACATGTGGGAGCTACACGACGGGATTTTCTGAAATACCTTGGATTCGGATTGGGAGCTGCCACCGTTGCCGCAGCCTGTGAAATACCGGTTCGTAAAGCCATCCCATATGTCGTAAAGCCGGATGCCATCGTTCCCGGAGTAGCTAATTACTACGCCAGCTCCTTTGTTAAAGGCGGTGACTATTGTGCCGTCCTGGTAAAAACCAGGGAAGGACGTCCGATCAAGATAGAAGGCAATGACCTTTCTCCGGTCACCATGGGTGGAACTTCAGCTAGAGCCCAGGCCACCGTCCTGGAACTCTATGATGTGAACCGCATCAAAGGCCCCGGACGCATTAGCGACGGTGACGTCATTGATGGTAGCTGGGCAGCCATTGATAAAGAAGTTACGGGTGCTTTGCGGCCGGAATCCAAAGTCCGCATATTATCCAACACCATATTAAGTCCGGCGTTGCATGCCTCCATCGCAGAATTTACAACTGCATATCCCAATACGAAACTGGTTCAGTACGATCCCGTTTCTTCTGCAGCCATGCTCATCGCGAATGAGCAGCAATTCGGAATGAAAACAGTGCCGGATTACCATTTCGACGGCGCCAAGGTCATTGTGGGGATTGAAGCGGACTTCCTCGGAACCTGGATCTCACCCATCGAATATGCTAAAGGCTACGTGAAAAATCGCAGGATTGAACACGAAGAGCATGCTACCATGTCGCGCCACTATCACGTGGAATCGCATATGTCAATGACCGGTTCCAATGCCGATAACCGCGTGTTGGTGAAACCAAGTGAAATCGGTGCTGCCATCGCAGCACTGTACAACGAAATTGCTGCTCAAACCGGAGGCGCCAGGGCAAATGCCCCTGCCGGCCTGAATGAAAAAGCGACTGCTGCTATCAAAGCTGCAGCAAAAGACCTGCTGGCTAACAAAGGCACTTCCCTGGTGGTCAGCGGATCCAATCTGGTTGCCGAACAGCTTTTGATCAACCAGATCAACCTGCTGCTGGGCAACTATGGTAAAACCATCACCTTCGAACATGCCTCCAAACAACGTCAGGGTGACGAGAGAGATGTGGCCCGGTTAATTGACGAAATGAAAGGTGGCCAGGTGGATGTCCTCATCCTCATGGGTGCCAATCCATCATTTGACCTTCCTCAGGCAGAAGCCTTTAACGCCGCACTGGAGCAGGTGCCTCTGAGAATTTCCATGAATTATCACGTGGATGAGACCACCGGACGCTGTCATTGGGCTGCTCCGGATCATCATATCCTGGAATCCTGGGGAGATGTCGAACCTAAGTCAGGTGTTTACAGCCTGATGCAACCGACCATCAACCCGCTTTTCGATACACGACAGGCAGGCCTCAGCCTTTTAACCTGGGCAAAGAGTGCGAAAATATCGGGTGGAGATCAGCCTTACCACGATTTCATTCAGCAGCTGTGGCAGGAAAATATGTTTCCGCATCAATCCGAATATTCTGTATTCCAGGCATTCTGGGATCATACCTTGCACAATGGCGTGTTTAGCGCCGGAGGAAACGCTGAACCCGCCTATAATGCGGTGGATGTCAGTGGATTACAGGTTCGCAAACCGGCAGGCGAGGGGATGGAGTTATCCCTGTTTGAGACCGTAAATATGGGTGCCGGCCAATATTCAAACAACCCCTGGTTGCAGGAAATGCCGGATCCCGTCAGCCGTTGTGTATGGGGTAATTACCTCTCCGTACCGGTATCATTTGACGGATGGAAGACGATTGAAGGATTTGCCGGTTTAAAAGACGGTGACCTGGTAAACCTGACCTCCGGCGAGGCAACGCTCGAAGTACCGGTGATTCAGCAATTCGGACAGATGGACGATACGTTTGGAATTGCCCTGGGTTATGGAAGGACTGCTGCCGGACGGTGCGGTAACGATATCGGAGTTAATGTCCAATCCCTGGTCCAGATCGATAACGGCCTGTTCCAATATTACCGTTCGGGAATCCAGGTGAGTGGCAAAGCCGGTCGTGAGGATCATTTTGCCTGTGTACAGTATCATCATACCATGGGCGTGAAGACCCTGGATAAGAATGGAGAAGAAATAAATGCTGACGAAGCAGCACTGGCATCCGTATCGATTCCATTCTTCAAAAAGACACGTCGCGGATTCCAGGGAGCTTTGACCGACCGTTCCATTATCCACGGGACCCACATCAATGATCTGGAGACCTTCCTGGAAGAACTTCATGAAGAACGGGAAGAGTTCCAATATCTGAATTCCCGGAGTTTGTATCCTGACTACTCAGACCACTACAGCCGGGGTCACCACTGGGGTATGCACATTGACCTCAATGCTTGCATCGGTTGTGGAGCCTGTACAGTGGCATGTATGTCTGAAAACAATGTTCCGGTGGTCGGTAAACACAATGTCGCCCGCCATCAGGAGATGACCTGGCTGCGGATTGACCGCTATTTCTATGGGGATTTTGAGAACCCGAAGACGGTCTATCAGCCGATGATGTGTCAGCATTGCGATAATGCACCTTGTGAGAACGTATGTCCGGTGGATGCCACCAACCACAGCTCAGAAGGTTTGAATCAAATGATCTATAACCGTTGTGTAGGTACGCGGTATTGTGCCAACAACTGTCCTTATAAAGTACGTCGCCTGAACTGGGCGGATTACACCACCGCTGACTTGTGGCCGATTAACGAGCACAAGATCAATGAGGAAAAAGTACAGTTCTATGCCGATGATCTGACGCGTATGGTATTGAACCCGGATGTTACGGTGCGTAGCCGTGGTGTCATGGAAAAATGTTCTTTCTGTGTACAGCGAATCCAGGAAGGTAAACTAAATGCCAAAAAAGAAGATCGCCGCCTGCTTGACCGCGATGTTCGCCCGGCATGCCAGACGGCCTGCCCGACCGGAGCCATCACCTTTGGTGACCAGAATAATCCGGAAGGTGAATTGACCGGAAAGTTCAAGTCACCGCTGAATTACATTGTATTGGAAGAGACCAACGTACGGTCCAGTGTAAATTATACTGTTAAGGTGAACAATGCCAATGAGGCACTGGACGCCTGA
- a CDS encoding SIS domain-containing protein, whose protein sequence is MKGRIPAIIKESIRVKEQLLQDPGLMDRINQTIDVCTSALTRDGRIWFCGNGGSAADAQHLAAELSGRFYLDREPLFAEALHVNTSYLTAVANDYSFEEVYARLVRAKGRPGDVLFGLSTSGNSPNILRAFEEAQKRSIVTIGMTGESGGKLKALSTNLINVPSQDTPRIQESHILIGHIICELIEQQLFPK, encoded by the coding sequence ATGAAAGGACGCATTCCAGCCATCATCAAGGAAAGCATCCGGGTTAAAGAGCAACTGCTCCAGGATCCCGGACTGATGGATCGTATCAATCAAACCATTGATGTGTGTACTTCTGCCCTGACCAGGGATGGCAGGATATGGTTCTGTGGTAATGGAGGCAGCGCTGCAGATGCCCAGCATTTGGCGGCAGAACTGTCCGGCAGATTCTACCTAGACCGGGAGCCCCTCTTTGCGGAAGCCCTGCACGTAAACACCTCGTATCTCACCGCAGTGGCGAATGATTATTCGTTCGAAGAAGTCTATGCGCGCCTGGTACGGGCTAAAGGACGGCCGGGAGATGTATTATTCGGTTTAAGTACCTCAGGCAATTCACCGAATATCCTGCGGGCATTTGAGGAAGCTCAAAAGCGATCGATCGTAACCATCGGGATGACCGGAGAAAGCGGCGGCAAACTGAAAGCCCTATCGACCAACCTTATCAACGTACCTTCCCAGGACACTCCCAGGATCCAGGAAAGCCATATCCTCATCGGACACATCATTTGTGAGCTCATCGAACAACAACTATTTCCCAAGTAA
- a CDS encoding thymidylate synthase gives MKAYQDLLRHILADGVVKTDRTGTGTISVFGHQMRFNLADGFPMLTTKKLHLKSIIYELLWFLQGDTNVGYLQEHGVRIWNEWADEAGELGPVYGKQWRSWESPDGKTIDQISRAVELIINNPDSRRILVSAWNVGELDQMALTPCHALFQFYVADGKLSCQLYQRSADVFLGVPFNIASYALLTMMMAQVCDLEPGDFVHTFGDAHLYSNHLEQARLQLEREPRMLPKMIINPTVRSIFDFSFDDFSLIDYHPYPHIRAEVSV, from the coding sequence ATGAAAGCCTACCAGGATCTATTACGACATATCTTGGCTGACGGTGTTGTCAAAACCGATCGGACCGGCACGGGGACCATCAGCGTCTTCGGTCATCAGATGCGCTTTAACCTTGCGGACGGGTTCCCCATGCTGACCACTAAAAAATTACATCTTAAGTCGATCATCTACGAATTGCTTTGGTTCTTGCAGGGAGATACCAATGTGGGCTATCTGCAGGAACATGGTGTACGGATCTGGAATGAGTGGGCGGATGAGGCTGGAGAGCTGGGACCGGTATATGGAAAACAATGGCGTAGTTGGGAATCTCCGGACGGTAAAACGATCGACCAGATCTCTAGGGCTGTCGAATTGATTATAAATAATCCGGACTCGCGGCGGATCCTGGTCAGTGCCTGGAACGTAGGGGAATTGGATCAGATGGCTTTAACGCCCTGTCATGCCCTGTTCCAGTTTTATGTTGCGGATGGGAAGTTATCCTGTCAATTGTATCAACGCAGTGCTGACGTCTTTCTTGGGGTACCATTTAATATTGCATCCTACGCGTTGTTAACGATGATGATGGCGCAGGTGTGCGATCTTGAACCCGGTGATTTCGTCCATACTTTTGGTGATGCCCATCTGTATTCCAATCATTTGGAGCAGGCACGCCTTCAATTGGAGCGGGAGCCAAGAATGCTTCCGAAAATGATCATAAATCCAACTGTGCGTTCAATTTTTGATTTTTCGTTTGATGATTTTTCATTGATCGATTATCATCCGTACCCGCATATCAGAGCGGAAGTGTCGGTATAA
- a CDS encoding DUF2911 domain-containing protein, protein MKCILTCLIAALTQFTVAQTQLTVTPDVSPAASVMQQIGLTQIRVDYHRPAVNGRTIWGGLVPYGQVWRGGANENTVINFSTPVKINGKTLDAGSYGLHFLVEEKSVTAIFSSNSTSWGSFSYDPTEDALRVSAALAPVEQPRERLEYQFEDLTPEAVNCAVTWSDKAIVFQIAVDVDETVVASLTEQLRSKPGWTWQGWYEAAGYCLSNNTHLDQGLTWATRSVFIAPNAQNILRKAQLTSRVKGMTGESAVAAEMESIQQDLSRGNVTWKEYSAAANYALRMDQLDQAIRWADAAIDQGGGMNPSMVKVNILTRQGQRMEAENLRSNAIAMGSNQELNTYGYQLLYAGKSVEAIRIFEANVAKNADDPNVWDSLAEGYITNGEKEKAISALKKCLSMNPPANLKTHAEALLQQAESNE, encoded by the coding sequence ATGAAATGTATATTGACTTGTTTGATTGCCGCCCTGACGCAATTTACGGTCGCACAAACCCAATTAACGGTAACTCCTGACGTAAGTCCTGCTGCTTCGGTTATGCAACAAATCGGGCTTACCCAGATTCGGGTGGATTACCATCGCCCGGCTGTGAATGGCCGCACCATCTGGGGTGGGCTGGTACCTTACGGCCAGGTCTGGAGGGGCGGGGCGAATGAAAATACCGTCATTAACTTTTCGACACCGGTAAAGATCAATGGTAAAACGCTGGATGCCGGAAGTTATGGCCTGCACTTTTTGGTGGAGGAAAAATCCGTTACCGCCATCTTTTCCAGCAACAGCACATCCTGGGGTAGCTTTAGTTACGATCCCACAGAGGATGCACTACGAGTGAGTGCAGCGTTGGCCCCGGTGGAACAACCGCGCGAACGATTGGAGTATCAATTTGAAGACCTGACTCCGGAAGCGGTGAACTGTGCAGTCACCTGGAGCGATAAAGCCATTGTTTTTCAGATTGCCGTGGACGTGGATGAAACAGTGGTCGCCAGTCTGACGGAGCAATTAAGGAGTAAACCGGGATGGACCTGGCAGGGATGGTATGAGGCGGCTGGTTATTGCCTCAGTAATAATACACACCTGGACCAGGGGTTGACCTGGGCGACCCGGTCCGTATTTATAGCTCCCAACGCGCAAAACATCCTTCGCAAGGCACAGCTCACCAGCAGGGTGAAAGGAATGACCGGCGAATCTGCAGTTGCTGCCGAGATGGAATCCATTCAGCAAGATCTGTCACGGGGCAATGTGACCTGGAAGGAATACAGTGCGGCTGCAAATTATGCCTTGAGAATGGATCAGCTGGACCAGGCAATCCGGTGGGCAGATGCAGCCATCGACCAGGGGGGAGGTATGAACCCATCCATGGTCAAGGTGAATATTCTGACCAGGCAAGGCCAGCGTATGGAGGCAGAAAACCTGCGATCAAATGCTATTGCGATGGGATCCAATCAGGAATTAAATACCTATGGGTATCAACTTTTATACGCCGGGAAGAGTGTCGAAGCCATACGCATCTTCGAAGCCAATGTTGCCAAAAACGCAGATGACCCCAATGTATGGGACAGCCTGGCAGAAGGATATATTACCAATGGAGAAAAGGAGAAAGCAATATCCGCTCTGAAAAAATGTCTGAGCATGAACCCTCCTGCCAATTTAAAAACGCACGCTGAAGCACTTCTGCAGCAGGCAGAATCAAATGAATAG
- a CDS encoding response regulator transcription factor, with product MERIRTLVIDDEPLARARIIRLLSMYPEADLIGEARNGKEAILQMREHQPDLIFLDIHMPDLNGFEVLEMRGDASRPFIIFVTAYDQYAVQAFAVQAIDYLLKPYDDQRFARAYDHARHQILLNRHKNKVPVEASPNQAGTDQATFIVKGAHGIDKTLRYDGVIGIRADGNYLHVHTLDTRYLVRMTLAEMIERLPDRMFLRIHRSFVVNRLHISQVHYYGNNTYRFLLSNQMSWCSSRGHKPEIMAYLNES from the coding sequence ATGGAACGGATAAGGACTCTTGTCATTGATGACGAACCGCTGGCCCGGGCCAGGATCATACGTTTGTTATCAATGTATCCGGAGGCAGATCTGATTGGTGAAGCGCGGAATGGCAAAGAAGCGATTCTGCAGATGCGTGAACACCAGCCGGATTTGATATTCCTGGATATCCACATGCCTGATTTAAACGGCTTTGAAGTTCTTGAAATGCGTGGGGACGCATCCAGGCCATTCATCATTTTTGTGACAGCCTACGATCAGTACGCTGTTCAGGCTTTTGCAGTTCAGGCCATTGACTATCTGCTTAAACCTTATGATGACCAGCGATTTGCCAGGGCCTATGACCATGCCAGGCATCAGATACTGCTCAACCGGCACAAAAATAAAGTACCTGTTGAGGCATCGCCTAACCAGGCTGGAACAGACCAGGCAACATTTATTGTGAAAGGCGCCCATGGTATTGACAAAACCCTCCGGTACGACGGTGTGATCGGTATCCGGGCAGATGGTAATTACCTGCATGTCCACACCCTGGATACCCGGTACCTGGTTCGGATGACGCTGGCCGAAATGATCGAAAGATTGCCGGACCGGATGTTTTTACGCATTCATCGCTCCTTTGTAGTCAACCGGTTGCATATCTCCCAGGTCCATTATTACGGGAACAATACCTATCGTTTCCTGCTTTCCAACCAGATGTCCTGGTGCTCAAGCCGTGGCCATAAGCCAGAAATAATGGCTTACCTGAATGAAAGCTGA
- a CDS encoding c-type cytochrome, with amino-acid sequence MRRLVLSSLGFFFALALFAQDNIEEGKNLFRTNCAACHNKNMKDKLTGPALGGVEDRWPSKEDLHAWVRNSQKLIADGNPRAVEIWKEYSPVVMQSFENLTDAQIDNILAYVNDVYTGASAAAQTTATGQEGVPVESHSKNYIYYILLVALVFLALMMSRVILNTRGIVNAESTGEVPVKHSMWSMFTNRTVIGFAIFALIVLGSYTTVKNGVALGRQQNYAPDQPIKFSHATHAGLNKIDCQYCHDGARRSKHSIIPATNTCMNCHRAIKNGSTYGTAELTKIFVAAGFDPNTDTYIDNYESLTNDEIAAIYKKWIGNQYMESEGVASLDVDGTRTVEEQWTNIEESMTSDTKPTLQGPIEWVRIHALPDHVFFSHQQHVTVGKLQCQQCHGKVEEMEKVRQYSTLSMGWCVNCHRQTEVSSFGDNNYYLDSYKKYHDDLEAGKRTGVTVEDIGGTECQKCHY; translated from the coding sequence ATGCGTCGCCTGGTTTTAAGCAGCCTGGGCTTCTTTTTTGCCCTGGCCTTGTTCGCCCAGGATAACATCGAAGAGGGTAAGAACCTCTTCCGGACCAATTGTGCGGCATGCCACAACAAGAACATGAAGGACAAACTCACAGGTCCTGCATTGGGTGGTGTTGAAGACCGCTGGCCCAGTAAAGAAGATTTGCATGCCTGGGTCCGTAATTCTCAAAAGTTGATCGCAGATGGTAATCCACGTGCTGTCGAGATCTGGAAAGAATACAGCCCGGTGGTAATGCAGTCATTTGAGAATTTAACAGATGCTCAGATCGACAATATATTGGCCTACGTCAATGATGTATATACCGGTGCATCCGCCGCTGCGCAGACAACTGCTACCGGACAGGAAGGCGTGCCGGTAGAATCTCATTCTAAAAATTACATCTATTACATTCTATTGGTTGCCCTGGTTTTCCTGGCCCTGATGATGAGTCGCGTCATCCTGAATACCCGCGGAATCGTCAACGCGGAATCTACCGGAGAGGTACCCGTGAAGCATTCCATGTGGAGTATGTTCACCAACCGGACCGTGATCGGGTTTGCCATTTTCGCATTGATCGTTTTAGGCAGTTATACTACCGTCAAGAATGGTGTAGCACTGGGCCGTCAGCAGAACTACGCTCCGGACCAACCCATCAAGTTTTCACATGCCACTCATGCCGGACTCAACAAGATCGACTGCCAGTACTGTCACGACGGCGCACGCCGCTCCAAGCACTCCATCATTCCGGCTACCAACACCTGTATGAATTGCCACCGGGCTATTAAGAATGGTAGCACCTATGGGACTGCAGAATTGACCAAGATCTTTGTAGCTGCCGGATTTGACCCGAATACGGACACCTATATTGATAACTACGAATCCCTGACCAATGATGAGATTGCCGCCATCTATAAAAAATGGATCGGCAACCAGTACATGGAAAGTGAAGGAGTGGCCTCACTGGATGTGGATGGTACCCGCACGGTCGAAGAGCAGTGGACCAATATCGAAGAATCCATGACCAGCGATACCAAACCCACATTACAGGGTCCGATTGAATGGGTTCGCATTCACGCACTGCCCGATCACGTCTTTTTCAGCCACCAGCAGCACGTGACTGTAGGCAAACTGCAATGCCAGCAATGCCATGGCAAGGTTGAAGAAATGGAGAAAGTGCGTCAGTACTCCACCCTGTCCATGGGTTGGTGCGTCAATTGCCACCGCCAGACAGAAGTCTCAAGCTTTGGTGATAATAACTATTACCTGGATTCCTACAAGAAATACCACGATGATCTGGAAGCTGGTAAGCGGACCGGAGTCACGGTAGAAGACATCGGAGGAACCGAATGTCAGAAATGCCACTATTAA
- the nrfD gene encoding polysulfide reductase NrfD translates to MSHSPVSPIRSPLVEGHKTYHQITEDLSAPTENKPNAAWWGAFAVALTFLTIGVVCIILTIWDGITEWNLNRTIGWGWDITNFVWWIGIGHAGTLISAILLLFRQKWRTGVNRAAEAMTIFAVMCAALFPAIHVGRIWVVFFFFPYPNSRGPLWPNFNSPLLWDLFAISTYFTVSLLFWYTGLVPDFATLRDRSKGLRRKMYNFVSFGWTGSAKHWQRHESLSLVLAGLATPLVLSVHTIVSFDFATSVIPGWHTTIFPPYFVAGAIFSGFAMVQTLMVITRKVLNLKEYITLEHIESMNKVILLTGTIVGVAYLTELFIAWYSGYIYEQFAFFNRALGPYWWSYFGMMLCNVISPQLFWSKKIRRSVWWTFFMSIFVNIGMWFERFVIIATTLARDYLPSSWSYYSPSWVEIGIFLGTLGIFFTFYLLFTRLAPVVAVAEIKHILKSAGDQYIGKDAHHHHSKEITQES, encoded by the coding sequence ATGAGTCATTCTCCTGTTTCACCGATCAGATCTCCATTAGTTGAAGGTCATAAGACCTATCATCAGATCACGGAGGACCTCTCGGCACCTACCGAGAATAAACCGAATGCGGCCTGGTGGGGTGCCTTTGCAGTCGCTCTGACCTTTCTGACGATTGGAGTTGTTTGCATCATTTTGACCATTTGGGATGGTATTACAGAATGGAATCTGAACCGGACCATTGGGTGGGGCTGGGACATCACCAACTTTGTATGGTGGATCGGTATCGGTCACGCAGGAACCCTGATTTCAGCGATCCTGTTGCTGTTCCGTCAGAAATGGCGTACCGGGGTAAACCGTGCGGCAGAAGCGATGACCATCTTCGCGGTAATGTGTGCGGCATTGTTTCCGGCCATCCACGTAGGAAGGATCTGGGTAGTATTCTTCTTCTTCCCTTATCCGAATAGCCGGGGACCCTTGTGGCCCAACTTTAACTCACCATTGTTGTGGGACTTGTTTGCAATCAGTACCTATTTTACCGTATCCCTGTTGTTCTGGTATACCGGTCTGGTACCGGATTTTGCCACTTTGCGGGACCGGTCAAAGGGGTTACGCCGGAAAATGTACAATTTCGTATCCTTCGGATGGACAGGCTCAGCCAAACACTGGCAGCGGCATGAGTCACTCTCATTGGTTTTGGCAGGGTTAGCTACACCACTGGTACTTTCGGTACACACCATTGTAAGTTTTGACTTCGCCACCTCGGTGATTCCGGGATGGCATACGACCATATTCCCTCCTTACTTCGTGGCAGGGGCTATATTCTCAGGATTCGCAATGGTGCAGACACTGATGGTCATCACGCGTAAAGTGCTGAACCTGAAGGAATATATTACTCTGGAGCACATCGAGTCCATGAACAAGGTCATTCTGCTGACGGGTACCATCGTAGGTGTGGCCTATCTGACGGAGTTGTTCATCGCCTGGTACTCCGGGTACATTTACGAGCAGTTTGCATTCTTCAACCGTGCCCTGGGCCCTTATTGGTGGTCGTATTTTGGTATGATGTTGTGTAATGTGATATCACCCCAGTTATTCTGGTCAAAGAAGATCCGCCGCAGTGTATGGTGGACCTTCTTCATGTCCATATTTGTGAATATTGGTATGTGGTTTGAGCGATTTGTGATTATCGCCACCACATTGGCCCGTGATTATCTGCCTTCATCCTGGAGTTATTATTCACCTTCATGGGTTGAGATTGGCATCTTCCTGGGAACACTGGGTATCTTCTTTACCTTCTATCTCCTCTTTACAAGGTTAGCGCCGGTAGTAGCCGTTGCGGAGATTAAACATATCCTGAAGTCGGCTGGCGACCAATACATCGGAAAAGATGCACATCACCATCATTCCAAAGAAATAACACAAGAATCCTAA
- a CDS encoding glycosyltransferase codes for MEVKPHIILVGPAYPYRGGIASFIHRLGEEYRKHDYTVEIITFTLQYPGFLFPGTSQYNTGPNPTTIPIRRMIHALNPLSWIRTGLYIRKKKATRVLINYWLPFFGFCFAVIARLAKRSGITTITGIVHNIIPHEKRPFDQAFTRLFVRATDDFVVMSRSVEEQMRLFTKTKPVRYHPHPIYDNYGDPVDRNTALAAIHLDADYRYILYFGFIRKYKGLDLLILAMKDPYFLQNKIRLLIAGEYYEPREEYQTLIQSLPHPEVVVEHTEFIPDDRVKYYFSAVDLVAQPYRSATQSGISQLAIFFEKPMVVTRVGGLPEIIGDRQGGLVVDTNPVSIGDAMKIYFEENHQADFTRHIQSIKPHYSWSAFFECIERPGTLSSKSKP; via the coding sequence TTGGAAGTAAAACCTCATATCATTTTAGTTGGGCCGGCTTACCCCTACCGGGGAGGTATAGCATCCTTTATACACAGGCTGGGTGAAGAATACCGTAAACACGACTATACGGTAGAAATCATAACTTTTACGCTTCAGTATCCGGGATTCCTGTTTCCCGGTACCAGCCAGTACAATACAGGCCCAAACCCAACGACCATCCCGATTCGCAGGATGATCCATGCGCTTAATCCATTGAGCTGGATACGCACCGGCCTTTACATCCGTAAAAAGAAAGCCACTCGCGTACTGATCAATTACTGGCTTCCTTTCTTCGGATTCTGTTTCGCTGTGATTGCCCGCCTGGCCAAAAGGTCAGGGATTACCACGATCACCGGCATCGTACACAACATCATCCCTCATGAGAAAAGACCTTTTGATCAGGCCTTTACCAGGTTGTTTGTCCGGGCGACCGATGATTTCGTAGTTATGTCCAGGTCCGTGGAAGAACAGATGCGACTCTTCACCAAAACGAAACCGGTTCGTTATCATCCCCACCCCATCTATGACAACTATGGGGATCCGGTAGATCGCAATACAGCATTGGCCGCCATACATCTTGATGCGGATTACCGCTACATCCTCTATTTCGGTTTTATCCGCAAATACAAGGGGCTGGATCTATTAATCCTGGCTATGAAAGACCCCTATTTTTTGCAAAACAAAATACGTCTGCTGATCGCCGGAGAATATTATGAGCCCAGGGAAGAATACCAGACCCTGATCCAGTCACTTCCACATCCTGAAGTGGTGGTAGAGCATACCGAATTCATTCCGGATGATCGCGTTAAATACTATTTCAGTGCGGTCGACCTGGTCGCCCAGCCTTACCGTTCGGCGACTCAAAGTGGTATCTCCCAACTTGCCATTTTTTTCGAAAAACCAATGGTCGTAACGCGGGTTGGCGGACTACCGGAAATCATCGGCGACCGGCAGGGTGGACTCGTCGTGGATACTAATCCTGTATCCATCGGTGATGCTATGAAAATCTATTTCGAGGAGAATCACCAGGCTGACTTTACCCGGCATATCCAGTCCATCAAACCACACTATTCCTGGTCTGCCTTCTTCGAATGCATTGAACGACCGGGAACTTTATCTTCAAAATCCAAGCCATGA